Proteins from a genomic interval of Alosa alosa isolate M-15738 ecotype Scorff River chromosome 8, AALO_Geno_1.1, whole genome shotgun sequence:
- the gopc gene encoding Golgi-associated PDZ and coiled-coil motif-containing protein isoform X2, whose product MSASPATQSSALAGPGSGMSMFRWLEVLEKEFDKAFVDIDLLLGEIDPDQADITYEGRQKMTSLSSCFAQLCHKAQTIFQLNHKVEAQLVDLKSELADVQGEKSLVEREVHDQLLQLHALQLQLSAKAGQAVDSDSIKDRMEKELEANKKEKMKEAKLEAEVKMHKKENDSLRRHIAVLQAEVYGARLAAKYLDKELAGRVQQIQLLGRDMKGPAHDKLWNQLEAEIHLHRHKTVIRACRGRNDSKKPLASPVGHDPDCLKKTQGVGPIRKVVLTKEDHEGLGISITGGKEHGVPILISEIHPAQPAERCGGLHVGDAILAVNSINLRDAKHKEAVTILSQQRGEIEFEVVYVAPEVDSDDENVEYEDESGHRYRLYLEELEDASGGSRNNVTADANTSLQAALEKMSVNDGAENGDTGISSETPSEETPSKAAESSESSS is encoded by the exons ATGTCTGCTTCGCCTGCTACGCAGTCATCGGCTTTGGCCGGTCCTGGTTCAGGGATGTCAATGTTTAGGTGGTTGGAGGTGCTCGAAAAAGAGTTTGATAAAGCATTTGTGGATATTGACTTACTGTTGGGAGAAATCGACCCCGATCAAGCAGATATTACGTACGAGGGCCGCCAGAAGATGACAAGTCTGAGCTCCTGTTTTGCTCAGCTATGCCATAAAGCACAAACAATTTTCCAACTTAATCACAAAGTTGAG GCCCAGCTGGTGGACCTGAAGTCCGAGCTGGCAGACGTCCAGGGGGAGAAGTCATTGGTGGAGAGGGAGGTGCACGaccagctgctgcagctgcatgCCCTGCAGCTCCAGCTCAGCGCCAAGGCTGGCCAGGCCGTCGACTCGGACTCCATCAAGGACCGCATG GAGAAGGAGCTGGAGGCTAACAAGAAGGAGAAGATGAAGGAGGCCAAGCTGGAGGCCGAGGTGAAGATGCACAAGAAGGAGAACGACTCCCTCCGCAGGCACATCGCGGTACTGCAGGCAGAGGTGTACGGGGCGCGCCTGGCTGCCAAGTACCTGGACAAGGAGCTGGCGGGGAG agtgcagCAGATCCAGCTGCTGGGCCGCGACATGAAGGGGCCGGCGCACGACAAACTGTGGAACCAGCTGGAGGCTGAGATTCACCTGCACCGCCACAAGACGGTCATCCGGGCGTGCAGGGGCCGCAACGACTCAAAGAAGCCCTTAGCCTCTCCCGTAGGCCAT gaCCCGGACTGCCTCAAGAAGACTCAAGGTGTGGGCCCCATTCGCAAAGTTGTCCTGACTAAAGAAGATCACGAGGGACTCGGAATCTCCATCACG GGGGGCAAGGAGCATGGCGTGCCCATCCTGATCTCCGAGATCCACCCTGCCCAGCCGGCCGAGCGCTGTGGGGGGCTGCACGTgggcgacgccatcttggccGTCAACAGCATCAACCTGAGAGACGCCAAACACAAGGAGGCCGTCACCATACTCTCACAGCAG AGGGGAGAGATTGAGTTTGAGGTGGTGTACGTGGCCCCTGAGGTGGACTCTGACGATGAAAACGTGGAGTACGAGGACGAGAGCGGCCATCGCTACCGCCTATacctggaggagctggaggatgCCTCGGGCGGCAGCCGGAACAACGTCACTGCTGACGCCAACACCTCCCTACAAG CCGCCCTGGAGAAGATGTCGGTGAACGACGGAGCTGAGAACGGAGACACGGGCATCTCAAGTGAGACCCCGTCTGAGGAGACGCCCTCCAAAGCAGCCGAGTCCTCCGAGAGCTCCTCATAA
- the rpf2 gene encoding ribosome production factor 2 homolog gives MKYTDGIVKPKTKRSKRFLQSREPKLTENVKNAMIMKGGNATETVTQALKDIYALKKPNAVMYKKKNIMRPFEDSTSLEFFSKKSDCSLFLFGSHNKKRPNNLVFGRLFDYHVLDMIELGVEKFTALKDIKVSKCPEGTKPLLVFAGEAFDIDNEHKRLKSVLIDFFRGPTVSSVRLAGLEHILHFTALEGKIYMRSYKVLLKKSGCRTPRIELEEIGPSFDFVLRRTHLASDDLYKTAHRQPKALKPKKKKNISHDAFGTKFGRLHMQKQDLAKLQTRKMKGLRKRKGEKDTTEESKSPKKLRTDE, from the exons ATGAAGTACACCGATGGAATAGT GAAGCCGAAGACGAAGAGGTCCAAACGATTTCTTCAGAGCAGAGAGCCCAAACTTACGGAAAACGTTAAGAATGCGATGATTATGAAAGGAGGGAACGCAACTGAGACAGTTACTCAGGCACTGAAAGATATT TATGCCCTGAAGAAACCAAATGCAGTGATGTATAAAAA GAAGAACATAATGAGGCCATTTGAAGACTCAACATCTTTG GAATTCTTCTCCAAAAAATCAGATTGTTCGCTGTTTTTGTTTGGTTCCCATAATAAGAAACGGCCAAACAACCTTGTATTTG GACGCTTGTTTGATTATCATGTGCTGGACATGATTGAGTTGGGTGTTGAGAAGTTTACCGCACTGAAAGATATCAAG GTGAGCAAGTGTCCAGAGGGAACCAAGCCTCTGCTGGTGTTTGCAGGGGAGGCCTTCGACATAGACAATGAACACAAACGCCTGAAGAGCGTCTTGATCG ATTTCTTCAGAGGACCCACTGTGTCGTCGGTCCGTTTGGCAGGCCTGGAACACATACTGCACTTCACAGCCCTGGAGGGGAAGATCTACATGCGTAGCTACAA aGTTCTGCTGAAAAAATCTGGCTGTCGAACTCCAAGGATTGAACTGGAAGAGATTGGACCTTCATTTGATTTTGTCCTGAGAAGAACTCATCTGGCTTCTGATGACTTGTACAAGACTGCACACAGACAACCTAAAGCCCTCAAG cccaagaagaagaagaacataTCCCATGATGCCTTTGGCACCAAGTTTGGCCGCCTGCACATGCAGAAGCAGGACCTGGCCAAACTGCAGACACGAAAGATGAAGGGACtaaggaagaggaagggagagaaagacaccaCAGAGGAGTCAAAGTCACCAAAGAAACTCAGAACAGATGAGTGA
- the gopc gene encoding Golgi-associated PDZ and coiled-coil motif-containing protein isoform X1, producing MSASPATQSSALAGPGSGMSMFRWLEVLEKEFDKAFVDIDLLLGEIDPDQADITYEGRQKMTSLSSCFAQLCHKAQTIFQLNHKVEAQLVDLKSELADVQGEKSLVEREVHDQLLQLHALQLQLSAKAGQAVDSDSIKDRMPVPAVEQMEKELEANKKEKMKEAKLEAEVKMHKKENDSLRRHIAVLQAEVYGARLAAKYLDKELAGRVQQIQLLGRDMKGPAHDKLWNQLEAEIHLHRHKTVIRACRGRNDSKKPLASPVGHDPDCLKKTQGVGPIRKVVLTKEDHEGLGISITGGKEHGVPILISEIHPAQPAERCGGLHVGDAILAVNSINLRDAKHKEAVTILSQQRGEIEFEVVYVAPEVDSDDENVEYEDESGHRYRLYLEELEDASGGSRNNVTADANTSLQAALEKMSVNDGAENGDTGISSETPSEETPSKAAESSESSS from the exons ATGTCTGCTTCGCCTGCTACGCAGTCATCGGCTTTGGCCGGTCCTGGTTCAGGGATGTCAATGTTTAGGTGGTTGGAGGTGCTCGAAAAAGAGTTTGATAAAGCATTTGTGGATATTGACTTACTGTTGGGAGAAATCGACCCCGATCAAGCAGATATTACGTACGAGGGCCGCCAGAAGATGACAAGTCTGAGCTCCTGTTTTGCTCAGCTATGCCATAAAGCACAAACAATTTTCCAACTTAATCACAAAGTTGAG GCCCAGCTGGTGGACCTGAAGTCCGAGCTGGCAGACGTCCAGGGGGAGAAGTCATTGGTGGAGAGGGAGGTGCACGaccagctgctgcagctgcatgCCCTGCAGCTCCAGCTCAGCGCCAAGGCTGGCCAGGCCGTCGACTCGGACTCCATCAAGGACCGCATG CCCGTCCCTGCGGTGGAGCAGATG GAGAAGGAGCTGGAGGCTAACAAGAAGGAGAAGATGAAGGAGGCCAAGCTGGAGGCCGAGGTGAAGATGCACAAGAAGGAGAACGACTCCCTCCGCAGGCACATCGCGGTACTGCAGGCAGAGGTGTACGGGGCGCGCCTGGCTGCCAAGTACCTGGACAAGGAGCTGGCGGGGAG agtgcagCAGATCCAGCTGCTGGGCCGCGACATGAAGGGGCCGGCGCACGACAAACTGTGGAACCAGCTGGAGGCTGAGATTCACCTGCACCGCCACAAGACGGTCATCCGGGCGTGCAGGGGCCGCAACGACTCAAAGAAGCCCTTAGCCTCTCCCGTAGGCCAT gaCCCGGACTGCCTCAAGAAGACTCAAGGTGTGGGCCCCATTCGCAAAGTTGTCCTGACTAAAGAAGATCACGAGGGACTCGGAATCTCCATCACG GGGGGCAAGGAGCATGGCGTGCCCATCCTGATCTCCGAGATCCACCCTGCCCAGCCGGCCGAGCGCTGTGGGGGGCTGCACGTgggcgacgccatcttggccGTCAACAGCATCAACCTGAGAGACGCCAAACACAAGGAGGCCGTCACCATACTCTCACAGCAG AGGGGAGAGATTGAGTTTGAGGTGGTGTACGTGGCCCCTGAGGTGGACTCTGACGATGAAAACGTGGAGTACGAGGACGAGAGCGGCCATCGCTACCGCCTATacctggaggagctggaggatgCCTCGGGCGGCAGCCGGAACAACGTCACTGCTGACGCCAACACCTCCCTACAAG CCGCCCTGGAGAAGATGTCGGTGAACGACGGAGCTGAGAACGGAGACACGGGCATCTCAAGTGAGACCCCGTCTGAGGAGACGCCCTCCAAAGCAGCCGAGTCCTCCGAGAGCTCCTCATAA